The Ascaphus truei isolate aAscTru1 chromosome 11, aAscTru1.hap1, whole genome shotgun sequence genome includes a window with the following:
- the LOC142462961 gene encoding PDZ domain-containing protein 9-like, which produces MGQSCVRSRHHPDTSDDGEPEKHSGARRRSMESKQKLDTISAHDMSPTVKTQIWKEAEGFGMDITLNGHFLQIVRLEENGSVARYGELKPGDVLVKVGKENVMGWSLRELLLLLRKVHIGVVVEVLVYRDLIGLPEEWADGDETCTQIAPEEIAEEAAAKSAQFPEFIQVFVPPAM; this is translated from the exons ATGGGTCAAAGCTGCGTCCGGTCACGTCATCACCCCGACACGTCTGATGACGGAGAGCCGGAGAAGCACTCAGGGGCTCGGAGACGCTCCATGGAATCCAAACAAAAGCTG GACACAATATCTGCACATGACATGAGTCCTACTGTAAAAACCCAGATATGGAAGGAGGCAGAAGGCTTTGGGATGGATATTACACTCAATGGACATTTTCTACAAATAGTGAGATTAGAGGAAAATGGTTCAGTAGCAAGATATGGAGAGCTGAAGCCAG GGGACGTCCTGGTAAAAGTGGGGAAGGAGAATGTGATGGGCTGGTCCCTCAGAGAGCTCCTACTTTTATTGCGGAAGGTTCACATTGGCGTTGTAGTTGAGGTGCTCGTGTACAGGGATCTGATTGGTTTACCCGAAGAATGGGCTGACGGGGATGAAACCTGCACACAGATTGCACCAGAGGAAATAGCAGAAGAAGCAGCCGCAAAATCAGCTCAATT CCCGGAATTCATTCAAGTTTTTGTACCTCCAGCAATGTGA